Within Brachyhypopomus gauderio isolate BG-103 chromosome 4, BGAUD_0.2, whole genome shotgun sequence, the genomic segment ACCAACCCTTGAATCAGATTGACCCCCCAACCCAAGTCTGGTTATTTGGTGTATTATCATATTCATTTTCTACAACTAAAATTGGTTTCTTAGCTAAAATGATTGCACTGTTATTGTCATTACTGTAATATAAAATTTGctaattgtttatttttaattgtATGCACATAACATTATACACAGAAAAGGTTTAACATGTTTATATGCGTCACCGTTTCTAAGACTATGCCCAAGCCTATTTGTGCGCCTTTCCCATAGACCGTATATATGAGTAAATACGGTATATGGGCTCCTGTGAGGATTTCTGTGACATATTCTTCTCTGTCTTCTCAGGTTGCCAATGGATACGGTGTAACTTCTAAACCATCTCGCCAGGCAACCATAGTGAAGCAGAAACACGTTTTCCACGGTTGTAGCTACCCATCTTGTCTGAATCATGTCCAACGAAATACATTGAgcaagttatataatggctttgtcaaatgtttttaaagtgAGTTAGAATAATCAGTCAAAAAATGGCAACAGTTTCTGCATCTGAGGTGCAGTTCGGTCGAAGACAAGGCTCGAGCAGAAGAGGTGAGCAAAATGAGTTATATTATCGTGATACCACGAAATCATTAAACTGGCAAACAACCAGGATTGCCGTTCTGAATTTCATAGCCTGCATGTTATTTTGCAACAGTTTTTTCGGCGGGGGGTAACCGTGAGCCGAGCCGACCGATAGATCTTCGCCAGGTAACAGTGTTGCCCAAGTCCGAGTGGCTGCGACTCCAAGAGCGAGTGAACGGTGTGGAGAAACACCGCGATAGCCGCACCGCAGCAGCGCAGCAGCGGGAGGCGCTGCACCTGCGATCGAAGGAGGTGGTGAAAAACTGGCCAAACACTATTGCTGTAAGTCATTTTTGTTTACTTGTCCGGAAAAGTAAACTGAGTGATTGAAGTCATGTGTTGATTTTACATTTTACCATTCACGTTGGTCTGCAAACTCTAATGATTCTATTGACTTTAATGATATGAATGAGCTTTGGTGAAATATTCCTCATGCAGGCCCCTCATGCATTTACAGGGTCAACGACAAAAGAAACTGGAGGCAAAGAAACTTAGAGAACAGAatgaagaagaagagaggaaaCGAATTGATATTGAGGAAGCCAAGTATCAagagcagaaaagaaaagaagCGATTGAGAAAGCAAAAGCCCAGCAATATTATCAGACTGACAGAGTGAAAGGATTCCATGTTGGTATTTGTAATATTTTTCAGTTGTGTTTTGACACTCAACTAGTGTTTGATTTAGCcacatgtaaatgtgccatattttgtcaattgtgatttttacaccccaatcgaaatttgtcctccgcttttaacccatctgtgcagtcagaacacacacacacactagtgattactagggggctgtggatcacacgtgcccagagcggtgggcagccctagcccggcgcccggggagcagttggggttaggtgccttgctcaagggcacctcagtcatggcctcaggtctgggaatcgatcccacgaccctccagtcacaagaccagttccctaccaccaggccatgactgccctgattGCACTGACATAGGTGTGCAGCACCATGTCCTTTACACTAATAATTCAGTTAGGATACTGATCTGGAGTAGGTTTTACAGTTTGTCTAAGGCTATGTTCACATTGCAAACCACATTACTCAATTCAAGTTCTTTTGTTCAGATCAGGTTTGCCTGTTTTGATGGTTTACAATCATtagcaagtaattttttgtcTGTAATATGAACATGTGTACATTGATACAtttttgtatgtcatttgtgccaCCAGAacaaaaaaatcatttttgaGATGATTTACATAAATAAAAATGGATCTGTTAGCACCTCATGTTCTCTGCTGCCCTCCCCCTCAGAGAGCCCTGCTGTTGACTGAAGTCCTAAAGGAGAGGGAGGCCCAGATTGAGCTGAAGCGGAGGAAGCAGAATGCCTCTAAAGACATAGATAAAGAGATCATGGCAATGATCCTGCATAGAGAGAGGCAGGATTTACAGCATGTGCAGCAGGACGCCCTGGCGAAGAAGCAGAAATGTCTGGTGGTTGCTGAGAGTTTGAAACAACAGTAAAGTATAAGACTGTATATAAGGTTTAAACTGGTTAACCTATGAAATAAAGTACCTTAGCAATAAAAAATTAATTACACTTAAACTAAAGAAGTGTATTGTACATCGATCTACAGTGACATATGACCAAAGTCAGCAGTGTTTCCTTGTTTATTTGTGAGGAGgaccatatctgtgttgtaacAGTATATCTGAAGTGTCCATCTTGTTAGGATTAAGGAGCATGAACGTgcaagagagcaggagagagtagaGGTGGAAAAGGAGGCGGAGGAGCTGCAGCAACTCCAGGAGCTCTGTTTATGGGAGCAATCCATGCACGAgcagaagaagaaagaggagaaaCGGAGCATCATGAAGGCCCATCACGTAAGGTTCCATTTTAGAAGATCACAAAAGGCTTTCAGCTGGCATTTAATGCATATTGGCAACTGTCCAGTATTACAGTAAGCTTGCTCCTCTAGAAGTCTACTGTTTCATGTAAAAGATCTTTTTTGGATAGTCATGCTCGCCCTTGGAGAGGTCCAGACTAATTTAAATGTAACAAAACACTACTAATTATTGCTTTTTTCTGACAGGAACACCTGGTTAACAGGGATACcatcaaggccactgaggctcagaaggagggggtggaggaggagagacgaAAGCTTTTTGCAAAGACTAAAGAGAAAATGATGAAACTCAGGAAGGAAAAAGAAGCAGAGTTGTTTAGGTACAGGTTTTTGAGAAGTAAATTTAGAAACACTCATCAATATTTCAGGAGATTAAATTGCCCATGCATCACTGTATTAGATTACAGTTAGTTTGGGTTCAAATGTAGGTGCATGTCCATTTCCACTGGTAACTATTTATGGCAAATAAGAGACTTGTTCGTCACTGACTGCTTTCTGACATTAAAAAACAACATACTACATTATGATTAGCTATACATTCGTGTCAGAGAGTCAATATAGTGTTACTCTATAATTTCTGGCACCATTGTTCTCTGGCAGAGActtccagagaaacagagagattaTTATTGAGAGACTGATGGCACAACATCAGGAGCGAACCATCAATGAGGAGGAGCTGATCTCGAAGGCAGTGGCAGAAGCTGAGGCCAAGCAGAGCCAACAGCTGCGTGAGCAGAATGAGAAGAAAGCAGCCATGTTGAAGTCCATAGCTACACACAGAGAAGCAAtggtaaaaatatatatgcaaCTGTTTCATAATGTTAAAATGACTGAAAAATTGAGAGCTATGTTCAGACTTGATTGGTATTTGACAGTCTTTATTTTGAAAAGATTTAGCTTTTTAAAGGATGTTGCTCAAGTttcattgttttgttgtttcACCAATTTAAGTTGTATTTTTTGATAACACATTTTTGATTATATGGCTTCAGCGACAAGAACAGGATCTCAGGAAACGAGAGGAGAAACAGAATGCAATTGACATGCTTAATGCAAAGAAAGCAGCAGATACCATT encodes:
- the cfap210 gene encoding cilia- and flagella- associated protein 210 translates to MATVSASEVQFGRRQGSSRRVFSAGGNREPSRPIDLRQVTVLPKSEWLRLQERVNGVEKHRDSRTAAAQQREALHLRSKEVVKNWPNTIAGQRQKKLEAKKLREQNEEEERKRIDIEEAKYQEQKRKEAIEKAKAQQYYQTDRVKGFHRALLLTEVLKEREAQIELKRRKQNASKDIDKEIMAMILHRERQDLQHVQQDALAKKQKCLVVAESLKQQIKEHERAREQERVEVEKEAEELQQLQELCLWEQSMHEQKKKEEKRSIMKAHHEHLVNRDTIKATEAQKEGVEEERRKLFAKTKEKMMKLRKEKEAELFRDFQRNREIIIERLMAQHQERTINEEELISKAVAEAEAKQSQQLREQNEKKAAMLKSIATHREAMRQEQDLRKREEKQNAIDMLNAKKAADTIFLEKQLLKAQQMKEEAKKLQDSYIHQMAEKRAQDQRTKKEKEEFEARDAALVAEEENQFQQYAKHVIQTAGEAQKNTYALRKAAREGTGGGLGPICSGIGPSYLVQDESGVQMPNYVCSTTQGIKELNETVNIKESKKRLGFTW